The stretch of DNA TACAAGGATACAAATCAATCTAATATGCACAGGTAGACTTATCAAAAACATTCATACAAATTAAAATGCcaatttttcagaaaaattttAAAGGTATACAATATGTAATTCAAactgatttatgtttttataatgTAAAATTCTGTGAATCTGCAGGCTAATGGAAAAGAAAAAGTTCCCTATCTGGCTAATTAAAACATATCAATTAGACTGATTTTGGATCTAACTTCCAAGTAAGATCAGATCTATCCTCGCCAATTACCGCCCCTGTGAAAAACCTTTATTAATATAAAGCATACCTCCTGTAGCTTCTTGCTTCGTCCTTTCGATTCTACAGGGAATCTTTGCAACATTAGAAACAGCCTGTAATTTATGGCAAAACAGGTAAGGCTAAAGCAAAACTACAGAACATTCCATACGATAAAAGAACTAACATGCATGAAACAAATTTCCACAAATAATGATCAATTATGTCAACATGATTTAGACACATAAGAATGACTAATGAAAGAAAAAACAGAGAATTTAAAACTGATTATTGATAACATAAGCAGGTAAATATTTACCCAACTAAAATGAACTTTTCTCATTTCGCACCATCACTAGCATATAAATCTAGTTCAAGCATCACTCAATTGTCAAAGGTGAGGAAATTGTTTACCTTCCACCATAAAGAAGAAACCCTAGAGCTGCAAAGAAAGAAACACCTACAAATCGACATCTTTCTTTAGCAAGAGGGAGGCATTAACAGTACTGTGGCATATACACTCAGAACACAATTAAAACAAAAACCTGCAAAGAACATCTTGGACAGGATGATCACCAAAGAAATTGGCTTCCACCACAAAAGTAACCACAAAATTACCTGAAACAGATTAGTGGAAACTATTATATCATCGCATGAATTATTATTCCAAATCATACAAAAACAATTTTTCCAAACCATacacaaatattcttaaaacaaCCACAATCCCATCAACACTATAACTTAGATACCTGGGGAGCAACCCCACACAATCACTCTATTCATTAAGCCAATTTCCGAAACAGAACACCATAATTTACACAAAGCATCAAAAATCTGGCAGACTATTCAGTCGAGTAAAAGATCTTGAGATTTCAGCAACATTAAGGTTTCAATTTATAAGAATCCAATTATTCATGAGTGAAGCATCTCAAACTACCATCCAAACAATGAGACAAGATGGCATAAACTCCACTTAAGCGGCAAAATAAATggcaaaattaaaaagaaagttcttcataaaatatatatttcaacccataaatatttgaagttCTGGAACACGCAGATTGTGCATGGACAAGAACATTCACCTGAGTAGCATACACCATGCCATTAATTATATAGAAACTAGGCCTCAATCTATCAGTAGATACAGCACGAGCCTGTCAAAATAGACCACCGAAGATTTAAAAACAGAGTGGTAAAAGTTCAAAACCAAGCATTGCATGTAGCCAGAGAAGAGAACCGACCTGGTAATAAATTTCTGCCCAGaacaatatcagtaatgcataAGTTGTGAAGAACACAAGACTTGGCATATCAAGTAGGATGTGTTGAATAATCTACCAAAAACAAAACACTAAATCAATGAAGAAAAACTCATACACAAACTGGCAATAATATGAATTAGAGCTGATACCTCTGGATTCAGGCTTTGAATATTCCGACGCACAGCAAAAACGAAACATCGAACTGAAAAAACAATAGAACAGACAAGATATTACATACGTGTCTAAAACATCACAATAGAAATAATAGAATTTGAATAATATGAATTGAGCTTCACGCATAGATGTACCGGAATTGACAAAGAAATTGAGGAAATGAAATACTTTCTGTGTAGTCCAACCATATTCAGGTACTCTAAATTGTATCCTCACCAACTGTACCTGCAATGCATAAAAGAAAAGGTACAAAATAAACAAAAGAATTATTCCTCGAGATAAAGGACCACACTCATTGGTCATCCCAGATATCAATTAACAAAACCTATTGGAAACAGTAATCtattcattattatttattacgtTTGAAgtcaaatttaattttctttgttAAATAACGCACAGATGGAAAGCACAATATCAGACAAACAAACCCAacaaaacaatttaaaattattaaaaatattaacattATGATCCAACATATCGGCTCAATAAAAAAAGGCCAAGGAGATGAGATTTAACAATTACTACATATTTGTCATCTGTTTTTTTCCTTTATTAGTTATATTAAGCCAACAACGGAAGAGTATTCTCTTTAAAGTATTTAAAAGCCtctaatttaaattttcaaatccTTCATAGCAAACACTTGTTAGCTTCAAAACCAAAACGTCATAAAAGTGACCGTCGACGATTCAATTCAAATAATCGCCATACAATTTGAGAAGGAAAAATCAGAACTTCCACaagaaaggaaaaggaaaagaaattaCGAGGGCAACAGCGGCGACAATCCCATAAAGTGCAGCAAGAACGTGGAATATAGAATCTTGCCAAGCCGGCGATGCATTCACTACGTCCCACCAATTCGTGGCGTCCTTGAGGTTGAGAGCCGACAACGCCGATGGGTCCGATGCCATCACCGGAGTCTGAATTTGGAGACCGGCGGAGGCGGCCAACAATGGAGGGTGGAAAGCAAACGCAAGGAACAAGAATTACAAGTGGGGATGAGTTTGCTTTCAGGAGAGGTGGTTTGAATTCTGTGCGACAAACTACTCTCCCTTTGATTTATTCCTAAATATTcctaaatattatataaaaatatatatataattttttattttatttttcgaggaaattttttatatttatccagtttgaaaatcatattttttaatttaaatttaaatttaaattttaataatgaaaTGAAGCATTGCAACCttaaaaattgtaaaataattaTCCCTCTATCTATTTAAAAAGATATTAAAGATCAAGTCCATATGTATCATATtcgtcaaaaacaaaaaaaattgaatatcaTGTGTTAATAACTTTGAGttgatctcatgtgagaccgtctcacggatcttaatctgtgagacgggtcaactctactcatattcacaataaaaagtaatatttttagcataaaaagtaatacttattcatggatgacccaaataagagatccgtctaacagatacgacccgtgagaccgtctcacacaagtttttgccaagaacTTTTGGGATGTTGATATTCGagttttatttcaaattttatttttaatcatattggCTATGGatctgaaataaaatataatcattTCAGAAGTATTTATATATTACACATGACAAACAATTTATGTATAACTACACATCTCTTAttgtttctttttattttattaggcaaaaacttgtacgAAACaatctcacaggtcgtatttgtgagacggatctcttatttgagtcattcatgaaaaagtattactttttatgctaagagtattactttttattgtgaatatgagtatggttgacacgtctcacatactaaaatccgtgagacggtctcacatgagactcactcattttATTAAGGCTCAACATatatctatatttttttttggaataacatatatcaatacTATTATCTATTTATACTAGAGAGACATATTTATAATCCATTTTGTGTTATCAACGTTTTACTTCATGTATAAAATATATGTCAAATTTATTCATACATGGATTGCAGATAATAAGAAATTGAGTATAAATATCAGATCTCTTTATACAATTATATAAGGATGTCACCTAGAAGACATCATCTTTTGTTTCTCAAATTGCCCTTAGTAatattttttctcaaaattgTCATTACAACTTAATTTCAATATTACTCCTATCAAATTGCACTATGAACCCTCATTAATttctattaattattattaaattaaacataaaattaagcatttaataaaactaaaaaatattatataaattatgattataattttacacacacaatattttattatatttaattatatttcttTTAATCTTTATACATACTAATTAGATAATGTATGACCGAGTgtttgtcgttttaccaaaagttataattGGTAGTaatagtgcaactcaaatcttttattcTCA from Primulina eburnea isolate SZY01 chromosome 6, ASM2296580v1, whole genome shotgun sequence encodes:
- the LOC140833968 gene encoding tobamovirus multiplication protein 3-like, which gives rise to MASDPSALSALNLKDATNWWDVVNASPAWQDSIFHVLAALYGIVAAVALVQLVRIQFRVPEYGWTTQKVFHFLNFFVNSVRCFVFAVRRNIQSLNPEIIQHILLDMPSLVFFTTYALLILFWAEIYYQARAVSTDRLRPSFYIINGMVYATQVILWLLLWWKPISLVIILSKMFFAGVSFFAALGFLLYGGRLFLMLQRFPVESKGRSKKLQEVGYVTTICFTCFLLRCIMVCFNSFEEAADLDVLDHPILNFIYYLLVEILPSSLVLFILRKLPPKRGITQYHPIR